The following DNA comes from Flavobacterium sp. N3904.
GAATTAGCAACTTTATTGAGGATTGGCATTTGATTTAAATGATTAATAACCATCTCGTCCGTTAAAATGGGTTTGTTGAACAGCCATAAAGAAAAGAATTCTGGCTCCAAATCCGTCAAGGAGATAATATCCGGAAAATCTTTATCAAACAACAGATGTTTTCTTTTTACATCATAAAAATTTCGATACTCTTTTTCAGCTTTTTCAATATATTCATCTGCAATAGGAAACCCTAATTCTTTAATTGTTCTAAGCGCGATAACTAGCATTCCTTGATTGACAGCCAATTTATCCGTTTTTGGTTCATAAGTTCTGACATCAACCTGACTCATGCTAAAATGGGATTTACAAATACCATCCTTATCATCATCAAATTCATTTAAAACGAAATTTACGGCTTTTTTTATTTTATCTTCTGGTAATACTACTCCAAAACGTCTTTTATTCATCATAGCCCAAACAAGCCATTCAATAGTTGCTTCATTATCCTTCGCTTCAATCGTTCCCATATAAGGAGTGATAATGGTGGCAATAGCACCATTTTTATTTTGTGTTTTTGCCCATTGATTCCAGATACTAAGGTTCAATTCTTTGTTATAACTTGAAACAATAGAGAAAAAAGAATCTCGATTGTACATATCCGGAGAATAGTTCATGTTGGGAACATTGAAAGGGGCAAAATCATCTATAGACGTAATCCAAGTCAACATGTTGAAATTGGCATACAGCATTTTGTCAATCGGAGAACCCTCAAAACCTTTTGCTTCAGCAAGACGTATTTGGGAAGAGACTACAAAATCATGATGATTTTTCCAAGGTTCAACAAAAACAAACGTTGTTTTTGTATTTATTTCACCCATATTCATTTTGTCGTATGGTTCTTTTTGCGGTTGATGAGCCACAATTTGCAAATTTTTTATTTGGAGTTCACATTCTTTGGCATCTTGCGCACCAACAAATAACGAAACACTATCATTTTCTATATAAGGCACCAAAATACTCCCTTTAAAAAGAGTCCACTCCTTTTCACTAGTAGGGAATTTGTCAATATATTTTACCCCGTCTTCTAATTCAACTGTTTTTTTACCATTTTTAATTCTAAAAATTTTTAGCGACACAGCGGCTGTTCCTTTCGAAAGAAAAGAAATAGTATATATATTTTGATTTTTGAAAGGTGCAATAATTTCAAAGCCAGAACGATTATTTTCTTTAAAATTAAGAGAAAAAATACTGTCTTTCTTTTCAATTTTGACTTCCCCAAATTTTTTAAATTGATCGTTGATTTTTAATTTTACTTCTTTTCCGGCATCTAAATTGTACATCTCTCCAAAGGTTTGTTTGATGTACTCTTGATTTCCGGCTCTTTCCTCAACAGAGGCAACAGAAACCAAAGCAGGATCTGGCAATTTTCTCATTCCTACAAAACCACCACCATGACCGTTAAAACGACGACGGGTGGTTCGTGTATAATGATTTTTGTATCCAGCATCCATCAAGAATCCAACCAATTGGTTATCGGGAGTTACAAATCCAGCCGCAGGAAACATTTCGTGAACGAAACCACCAGGAAAATTATCGTGTTCAAAAGTCACATATCTTGACGGTTTTTGAGCAGGCTTTGCAGTTTCTTCAATTGTAAAATACAAAGTAGGCATCCCTGTTTGAAGTAAATCAATGGTTTTTTTGACAACGTTACCACTAATTACCTGATACGTTACAGTTATCGATACATTCAAATCAAACTCTGATACGTAGGTTTCCCTTGTTAATTGAATGTAATTTTTATCAACAGTATAACTTGATCCTTTCCATGCTTCTATTGTTGCATTCTCACTTAAATCAAGATTCGCCATTTTAAGCGAAAACTCTTCGGTGTTATGAACAAGCAATTGACTACCGTTATAAATATCAACATTAAATCCGTGCTCTTTATCACCTACAACTTTTAAATTAATATTTTGACTCCACGATAGTGTTCCTATAAAACAAAATAGTGAAACAAAAAGAGCCCTACTGTATTCTTTCATTTTTTTTATAGAATTAATTATTTTTTTTATCTATACTTATTTTTAACATTTGATCCGAAATCAAATATAACCCCATGCACGATGTTAGGAACCCCATGCATGGGGTTATTAAACTATTTTAAGTTAAAACCTAATAACCAGGATTTTGAGTTAACAACCCTGCTGATGAAGCAATTTCCGATTGAGGAATTGGATACAACATATGTTTATCTAGGAATACTTTCCCATGGGCAGTCATTACTTGTTTAGCAATACCCCATCTTTTCAAATCAGCTATTCTTTGATTTTCAAAACCAAGTTCAGCTCTTCTTTCAGAAATCAACCAATTTTTTATTTCTGTTTTACTTGTAGATAATGGTCTGTCTGCTAGTGTTCCTGCTGGTGCAAAAGTTCCGTTTACAGTAATTGTGTTTCTTGCTCTTGTTCTAATTTTATTGATATAGACTACTGCACCCGAATAATCACCCGTCTCATTAAGCGCTTCCGCTTTCCAAAGCAGTACATCGGCCATACGGATATACACTTTGTTACTCGGAGAATCATCAAATCCTTTGTTAGTGCCATCTATACTACCTAATATTTTATTTACTCTTTGATCTGCTGTATTTACAGTATAATCTTTTCTAGGGTCATTAGGTTCAAACGAATTCATGAAATCGGTAGTGGGAGCAAAAAATCCCCATCCAGCTAATGCACAATGACCATTTCCTCTTGGAGGAACAGCATTACTTTGATGATCAAAAGAAAAAATAACTTCATTGTCAGCGTATTCCTTTTGACTGCTGAAATTATCAAAATAATTGTCATTCAAACTATATGTACTTTCTAATTCCGTAGCCAAAGTAATTACCGTTGACCAATCATTATTGTATAATGCTGTTTTTGCCAAGAGCGCAGTTACAGCGCCTTTAGAAACTCTCCATTTTTCAGTGTCAGAACTGAATTTTGAATTAGGCAAAAGTGTTTTTGCTTTCTCTAAATCGGTTTTAATTTGACTCCAAACAGTTTCTTTCGGTGCTCTAACCGCTAAATCGAAAGCATCTTGATATGTTTTTACGGGGGCTAAAATTAAAGGTACATCTCCAAAATTAGTTACCAGTGAGAAATAATATAATGATCGTAAAAAATAGACTTCACCTAATAATTGGTTTTTTCTGTCGGTAGAAATTCCTGTGATCGTTTCAATTTCTGGGTTCAAAAGAAAACCTAAAGCAGTATTAGTTCTTTTTATTCCTTCATAATTGTATTTCCAAATACCATTAGCCCCTCCGTTGGTCGAGGTAAAAGTATAATTATCGACCTCGTCCATCCATGCTTGGTCAGAATCGGAAATCCATTTTTTTTGCATATCATCTGATGCAATGTCTTGCATGATTATATCATTATTGGAAACAAGTCCATCGTCCCAATTCCATGTTCCCATTACGTTCAGCGTATTAGACAACATTAAATAAGAAGAACTAACAGAATTCTCTACCGCAGTAATAGTAGGTGTTGCAGTTATTTGGTCTGCAGTTACTAAACCTACAGGCTCTATTTCTAATTGATTTTCACAACTTGTAAACGCTACAAGTCCAATTAGGAGTGTTGATATATATATATATTTCATAATCGCTTTTTTATAAATTTAATTTTAATCCAAAAATGAAGGACTTAGATTGTGGGTAGGTTCCCATATCAATCAAACTTGTAGACTCAGGATCTAGTCCTGTATATTTTGTAACAGTCCATAAATTTTGACCCGATAAATAAATCCTCATATTCGCCGACCCAAGAACTTCAGGATCAAAAGTATACCCTATTTCTAAATTTTTCAATCTCAAATAAGAAGCATCTTCAACAAAAGCGCTAGACATCTGTCCTCCTCCATTAGCGTTAAATGTTACTCTCGGAATTGTGTTACTCGTTCCTTCTCCATTCCAAGCATCCAAAATCATTTCACTAGAATTAAGAGGCATTTTAATACTGTAGGCGGTAACTTGTCTTGAATTATTATAACGATCTACCCCTTCAACTCCTTGAAAAAGGAAGGATACATCAAAGTTTTTATAACTTCCGTTAAAAGATAATCCATAAGAAATTTCTGGAATCGGATTGCCTATAAATGTTTTATCATCGGCATTGATTTGACCATCATTATTTAGATCTTTAAACTTCATGTCGCCAGGGACTACTCCGTTTGTATTACTATATAATTGTGTATTGATTTCAGCCAAATTTTGATAGATTCCATCAAACTCATAACCATAATAAGAGTTTATTGGTTGTCCAACAGTAGTCCGAGTATTTGATTGTAAATTATCAAGATAAGAGATGTATTGTTGCAATGCCTTAACTCTATTGGTCAGCGTAAAAACATTTCCATTTATACCGTATTTAAAAGCATGGTCGTTATTTTGAAAATCAAATGCAAATTCTAAACCTTTATTATTAACAATACCAGCATTGACATACGTTGGGTCGATAACACCTACGGTAGCAGCCGGCAAGCCTACTGTTAATAAAATATCATTGGTAGTTTTGTCAAAATAATCTACAGTAAATGTCAACTTGTTTTTCAGAATACTCAAATCCAAACCAACATCGGTTTGCGTAGTAGTTTCCCATTTTAGATCCGGATTTCCATAACGTATAATTTTAACATTTCCATCTGTTTGT
Coding sequences within:
- a CDS encoding RagB/SusD family nutrient uptake outer membrane protein produces the protein MKYIYISTLLIGLVAFTSCENQLEIEPVGLVTADQITATPTITAVENSVSSSYLMLSNTLNVMGTWNWDDGLVSNNDIIMQDIASDDMQKKWISDSDQAWMDEVDNYTFTSTNGGANGIWKYNYEGIKRTNTALGFLLNPEIETITGISTDRKNQLLGEVYFLRSLYYFSLVTNFGDVPLILAPVKTYQDAFDLAVRAPKETVWSQIKTDLEKAKTLLPNSKFSSDTEKWRVSKGAVTALLAKTALYNNDWSTVITLATELESTYSLNDNYFDNFSSQKEYADNEVIFSFDHQSNAVPPRGNGHCALAGWGFFAPTTDFMNSFEPNDPRKDYTVNTADQRVNKILGSIDGTNKGFDDSPSNKVYIRMADVLLWKAEALNETGDYSGAVVYINKIRTRARNTITVNGTFAPAGTLADRPLSTSKTEIKNWLISERRAELGFENQRIADLKRWGIAKQVMTAHGKVFLDKHMLYPIPQSEIASSAGLLTQNPGY